TTATTATCCCTGTGGCATTGTCTTATTAggaagggtaggtaaccatttgttactctgtgtttttgcaaagtatcatcttggtaccctatgtttacaaaaaatgttcatttggtactttacattttgaaatcgtacatatttgatatcctaaactcaaatttaattaataaaattttaccaatttaatccaattactctcaatcatacgagctacaaattatatataactgcTGACAGTTTTGTCATATTaccaaaattttattaattaagatatcaaatatctatgttttcaaaatacgGGGTACCATATtagcattattgaaaaaaaacAGAGTGTACCGGAACGCTACTTTGTATAAACaaaggtaccaaatgagtaaattccccaTTAGGAACACTAAATCATTATTATGTGTATTTCCAGGTGCATAATAATAATACCTCTTGGTTAGATATGCACTTTAGATAGAAAATGAGATTACTTGGTTTGAAGAAATTTCACTATATATAATGTACTCCATGATTTCCATCAATAGtcaatttgtcaaaaaaaaattagtattacTATTTGACACCTTAAGTTGCACAACACCACAACAGTTGACACTCTATAATTGGATAGCGATAccttataataattattaaataaaaatatataaaacccATTATTAGATTTCAATCAGAGTAGTTTGAAACATCCTTGTGTGGGGTGTTGACATCACTATTACCCTTAGCAATTGAGAAAGAAAATTGTCTTCAtagtgtttgaaaaaaaaaatctcacacTTAAAGCAATGCAAGCGTGTGAGCCGCACGTGACACCTCGGCCAAATCTATTTATTTAAACAGCCTGAAACACATGTACAACTACACTCACAAAACTCAACTCAAAATGTCGTGTACAATATCTTAGTAATATATTATTAACTCGAAATCTCCTATATATCTTAgtttttcatatacatatatatatatatatacgtgatGGAGAGTAATAGCTCAGCCTCAGACTACTATTACAGGCCGGAAAGTTGGTCTGCGTCACATTCCGACAAGGAGGCGATACTGGCTTCGAACCGGCCGAAGAGGCGAGACGGGAGAAAGGTGTTTAAGGAGACGAGGCACCCGGTCTATCGAGGTGTGAGGATGAGGAACAACGACAGGTGGGTCTGCGAGCTTCGCGAACCCAATAAGAAAACCAGGATATGGCTCGGCACGTACCCCACGCCGGAGATGGCTGCGCGTGCACACGACGTGGCCACGATTGCTCTGCGCGGCAAGTCCGGCTGCCTTAACTTCGCCGACTCTGCTTGGAGGTTGCCCAGGCCCGATTCGCTCGACGCCAGGGACATTCGCGCGGCTGCGACCAAGGGTGCCGAGGCCTTTCGGCCCGTCGAATGCGGCGCCGTTTCGAGGTGTCATCGAGAGGAGAAGAATgccatggaagaagaagaagaagaaaagagagtgTTTTTCATTGATGACGAGGATGCCACGCTGGACATGCCAGCCTTCTGTGCTGACTTGGCAGAAGGTCTGCTACTTCCTCCACCAATCAAATATTTCAGCGACGATGATATGGAAGAAGGAAATTATGACGTGTCATTGTGGAGTTATTCCTTTTGATAGCTTTGTTCTCGctttcttttcttgttttttttttagttttttttaaatgagaTAGGAAATGGATTTTAAATTAGTTTAATATATGTATAATAAATATATGCTTTCTTTTTCAAAACTATTTCAATCAATATCTTCATCTAttccatattaaaaaaaattgtgtatttaacggtttttttttttttttttttgttttaacgaatattttttaactttaacgaaatatacatttaaaactaattaaaaataaatatttattaaaatatataataaaagatcatataattaataattatattaatataaatttaaatattattattataataataatatataatcctaatttttataaaacttTGGTACAATATATATTtctaaattatattaatatatatttaaatattataaaacatcattataataataatatataatacataatcttaattttaaaaagaaataaattatacaaatattaaataataataaatattataaatatactATATATAGGTAAGTAACTATATAAATATGTTTATCTAGTATTATATATAATGTTGTGATAATTTATTCTAATGAATCACATTTATATCAAATGATGTCTATTATTTTatctattaatttaaaaattgtaTCACGTATATGTAAATTTAATCAATGTGgacaaaattaaattattatcttTCTTCTATCGTCTATTATCTTCAGAAGACAAAAAAAACTTCTattatcttcttctttttttgtcAAATTCTATTATCTTCTTGTACTATgataacatatattataatatttattctaataattgattattaaaaaaatcaatattaataattaaataaattttatgatCATTTTGTTTGCCTAATGTAATTTGGTAGTGTTTACTACTTTTATTTACAttcaatatataatttaatttacacacatataatatTTGAGTGTTTCTATGTACACTCCCACTTTTTCTTTTCATACTATTTTCTAAATAAATCCACATGAATTTAATAAAATTTCTTTCCATTCACattctaaaaaaattaattataaatattaccccttaaatattttttttatatttttccacttttaataatttattattttaaaaaattaaaatatttttgaaactcataataaatacaaaactataatttttaaaaatataaaactaattaatcacaattttattttttatttaaaataagatTAAAACACaaacataaataattttaaattataaaatttatttcatcaatttttatacttttaaatattaaaatatgtaaaaaaatgattaaaaataataaactcattaatatatatatgaattatcaatttatcaaaataatatatttggtaataattatttcaaaaaggtaaaaagtgaaaaaaGAGTGGTGCCAATAGTCACacttatgatattttattatttacaatttaggatatattttgttttataaatTAGATTGGATTAAATTATTCTAAATTtcttaataaaattaaatcattttattataagggaacttataatttataaatttttattttacaCTAGAGGGGCATTGTAccattataattatattatatgatgTATACTCATTTTTTGTTATGATGATGTGTCAAAGAATATCAATGATTAGTATGTTAAACCAGGTCATTATTTCCTTCATAGAAAAGATGACCAGAACTTGTGGTAGTCGTCCAAGGAAGCAAGTGTGGAACTCACTTGGGTAACAATCATGTTCTTACAAAGTGAGCAACCCATGCTAACAGAAGAACCCGGTTCGCCTATTACCTATGCAAGAACATTCGTGTTTGTTAACAACAGACAACCAGGCACTAACAAAGAAGTATGCTCGTCCACTCATAGTCTTCTATTCATGTTTGCACAAGGCAACTATCACACGCTAACAGATAAGCCTAGTCGCCTATTACTGCTAATCTACTCATGCTCGTTCATGGCAAGCTACCAAACGCTAACAGGGTCAGTAGCGGAAGATGGAATCGCCACATATTCAAGATGCTACCGAAATTAATATATTCATAACTTTGTATGTACTATTTTCAAGCCAAGCCCGATAGCTTAGGCCCACAATTTAAatgtaaccctaaactcctcaATATAAATAAGAGAAGAATGAATCTGAACATTGGAATGCCACTGATAGTACCAATACACAGAGAAACTCTATTCTTGTACAAACTAGTCCTTATGTAATTAAAGCGAACGAGGACTATAGAACAATCGACAATGCAAGTTCACTGAAAACTATAGTTTTTCAAGCTTAAATATCAATAATAGTGATTAAATGAACGTATGTTATCTTTTTTAGGTCAAATcactataaaatattgtattatttatttttttaatatcttaatTCCTAAATCTAAATGCTCTAATATTatttagttgacgaaaaaacaTGGCTAATTATATAGAAAATTGCACCACCATAATCATGTCATATGATTATATTCAAATGTGACATAAAGTAATATAAGGCATGCTAACTTTCTACTAACTTTATTTTGCTCATAATCTCACTAACTAGTGAAGTGAGTATATCTAAACATATCAATGTGAAGTTACAAACATTTGTGCATTTGTGATCGAATCAAAGTTTCTGTATTTGGAAAACAACGTACGAGTTTTGTTcttgtccttatttttttttttaattttgtttttctaATTTTGTCAACCTCAGATGGGACAAACAAATAGACAAAGTGTTTGAGATATGAGAAGTGAGATCCCACTAATAGTGTGTCGGGTAAGGGGGTTGTCGATTTGCCATTGGCTGATTTCAACTATCAATGGGCTCCACTTGGCCCACCTTATGCCACGCTATACAGGCCCATTTTGTGTTTGGGCTTTTCTCGCCAAATGAAAAAAGGCCCATTAAAACACACTCAAATTCACTCTCCATTATGCTTGTTGTAGATGTAGTGCAgctttttggattttttttttagatttggtATAAATTATAGCTTTTTTGAAATAAAGTTAATTATGTggataaatatttttatatttttttgtgcGTTTCAAGAgtaaattgtacatatttggtacatTTGACTCaaatttgattaataaaattttgttaatatCATCAAATTGCCATTAATTATACgagtttcaaatttaaatttaattacatataactgatgacagtttggtcatatttaatgtttagtttttgtgttatttttttatggtatttttgtcATTTCCTTCAATTTTAAAGGAACCTAAAAAATTATCTGTAGTCCTTTTTTTTCATGTCTATTAAAATCGATATTATTTaggatttatatatttttggaatctgtattttgtaaaatatttcaaatagaTCCTTAAATTCGATTTTGATAAAAATagattgaatataacaatacaaatattatgcataataattatgtttttgttctgagttgtttgTTTGGTGGattgtttgtgattttagttcaataaATTTTGACCAAATTACAACTTAGAATGCTATTCTCATTATCAAATCATTTACATATTTTTCAAcattcttttaaaaattatagtagattaaaaaaaatagaactttaccttttgttttttttttttattatttctataatttgtaagttttttttttccttataaATTAAAGTAAACATATAGTCTATAATTTTGCAACAAGCTTGCAATTCTTCAAATTATTTTGAATCTCTTTTCATTCCTTAATTttgttaaataatttttatatatatatactctatAATTTGACTTATTATTCCTCAAACTATTAAAATTGAATTTTATTCAAGTGTTCAAATAACATCAATACTTTTATTTATAGAAAGTATagtagaacaaaaaaaaaaaggcaacacTAACTAACTAATTATAACCAACATAACCAATAACTAACTTCTCTTAATGTTACATGTATCAAGTCTTAAAAATCTAGTGAAAATCAATTTTGATGTGTTggatactcttttttttttttagagaatatTTCTACGATTTGTTAAATGGCATGTGATGTGATGTGACCAATCAGTCCATCATTGAAATTAGACTTGAAAAAAATTCCATCAATTTTTCACTCACTTAGTCCATCAATCAATTTTAGTATTGGATGGGAATTTTAAAATGGGAAAAGTTTCACGGTTGTTATTCAATAAGGGTAATCAAGGCCATTTAAAAATGGCTAAAATGGTTACAGAATGAcagcattattaaaaaaaataattataaagtaTTCAACACGACAAGATGAGATATTTGGTGATATATATTATATGGTG
The Humulus lupulus chromosome 6, drHumLupu1.1, whole genome shotgun sequence DNA segment above includes these coding regions:
- the LOC133781406 gene encoding dehydration-responsive element-binding protein 1A-like codes for the protein MESNSSASDYYYRPESWSASHSDKEAILASNRPKRRDGRKVFKETRHPVYRGVRMRNNDRWVCELREPNKKTRIWLGTYPTPEMAARAHDVATIALRGKSGCLNFADSAWRLPRPDSLDARDIRAAATKGAEAFRPVECGAVSRCHREEKNAMEEEEEEKRVFFIDDEDATLDMPAFCADLAEGLLLPPPIKYFSDDDMEEGNYDVSLWSYSF